The nucleotide window GCGAACGGGTCGCAGGCGGCGAGCTGAACGAGCACGCCCTGCAGGAAGGCAGCCCCAACCACGCCAGGCAGGAAGGTTAGGAGCCTCTTCACTCCAAACAGTATGCAGACGAGAAAGGAAGAGAAGCGCTGATGATTGTGCTTGTGGCACGTTACTACGGCAAGCCGGGTCAGGGCGACGCCATCGAGGCCGCCCTCAAGCAGATGGCGCCCCACGTCGCCGCCAGTGAACCTGGCTGCTTGCTCTATCACGCCTGCCGCTCGCAAGAGCACCCCGACCAGTTCCTGCTCTATGAGCAGTATGCCGACGAGGCCGCCCTGCAGCAGCATCGCGAAACGGAGCACTACCGTCAGCTTGTCGAAGGGACCATTCTGCCGCTGCTCGAGAAACGCGAGCGCGACCTCTACACGCTGGTCG belongs to Thermogemmatispora onikobensis and includes:
- a CDS encoding putative quinol monooxygenase produces the protein MIVLVARYYGKPGQGDAIEAALKQMAPHVAASEPGCLLYHACRSQEHPDQFLLYEQYADEAALQQHRETEHYRQLVEGTILPLLEKRERDLYTLVVGQSPVPGKQRAGE